The DNA region acttttgggtaaatggaccttttttcagaatccgtcgatttcgagaggtccggatggtcatttaggacttgtgtgcatatctggtttggttcccaaaACACTCGAGTGCATTTCGGAACTTGAGTTGGGAAGTTGGAAGCGAGGTGTTAGGGgatgactcggtcaatgagagcttcgttgggaatttcgaggccacgagtgcgttcgtagcgtattttttatgtgtgtctgtgtatgtggtttgtgagaagatggcctcgggtattagtcgggatttcgggGTTGAGTTTGTGTTTATTTTGGGGAATCTGGTTTTGGTGCCCGTTATAGCGACACCAGCACCGCATCAGCGGCACCACTATAGCGGTTGCCTGGCCGCTGAAGCGGCTAAGGACATTTGTGAGTGGACCGTCGTGGCGGTCTGAGTGGCCGTCGAGgcatgaccgctgcagcggtcccgatACCGCAGAAGCAGCACCAGCTGAGCCAGAGGACTTTTAATGTTTTAAAACCCTTAGATATTAAGTCATTTCCTATATTCGTTCTTGAAGTTTAAGGAGGCGATTTTGTAGGGTTTTCACTTATTTCTTCTCTAAGGTAACAATCTTGTCTATAAATCATTCATTAGCTTTTCCTAATCAATAATCCATGCCTAGATTTCTTTTAAATGGTAGGAGCAAAAGGGGGGTTTTGTGGGTTCCTTCTTTAATGATCTTATGATGATAAAACCTTGTTTATTTGGTGAATTTAGCATGGATTAGCATGATATTGATGGGTATTAGCTATTgtaacttgaatcttccatttccaAGGCTTAATTGGTGAGTTTAAAGTTAGAGTTTatacctaaatttgggggtttcacctagaatccgaaattgagtgaattgttgattattctagcttgctattgatgggaatttatcacctagagctttaatttcatgttgggacctttagattcctaatttcacccttctagttcatagaccttattccataggttggggatttgggtcttgaatagaagtaggatttgtttgatgttcttcttgattctaattccatgattcgaatatgcttagactttcttgatctcaaagctcaaaggaaaggaaaagctaaggtgtgattgttggtgatgttgttgttcggccttccaagtaggttacggtttacccctgtggtgagacttcgactagtgaagcgtatatttagatgatattgtcagagataTCATGTAAACTTTATGGTATGGAGttgggttggatgttgccttagggtttggtattgcttgtgacttgtttgatcggtctagtggcctgtagactccataggaccctatttggtacgttgtgtataaattggtggattgtttgtgaATTGGGAGTAAATCGGAAGGatgaaattacttgatattgatattggtacttagtgtacgcctcgttattggtatagccattttgggataGTTGACTCTTATTGTTATGAAAATtggagattcattatgattactgtGTGGATCACTTGTTGACGATATGGGTGCGCTGTGTGTGGCATaacttgaacttgatattattcattgttgtaCTTGCATCGTCCCATAATCATTGCATATTTGATGCGCTGTGTGTGGCACTacttgaacttgatattattcattgtttgtacttgcatcgttccatattcatttcatatcattttattaTGTTATGTGACTGGCACTATTGATGGAAATGAGAAGGAACATTGATgattatggaacatggtaagtcacctcTGAACTGTGTGCAGAGGGACTGATATGGAACACCGATATTGCTATACTTGTAGATAATTGGGTCCTCTGAGCTGTGTATGGAGTGACGGTGCTTGGACTTTGTGGGTCCCCCATGAGTTGTACTGTCGAGGCGTTGAGGTATTCCGCTGTCGAAGTACAAGAGTACAGGCATTACATTGCATTTATATCTCATATTGAATTGCTTGATTATGCTTCGTGGTTGCTTATGACTTGGATACTGTGTTGGTCATATTCTTGGACTGTATTTGATATGGGCTATGTGTTGATTTGTCTTGACAGGACTGGGTTTTCGGTATACTTGGATATTTGTTTCACTTGGGGCTAGTTGTTACATCAAGGCTAGATTATGTGAGTCGATTTCTTGGAAGCATGAATTGTACTCTATGGTTTGCTTGTTTTCTCTTACCtaattgtctttatatatgtcaactagtcttagtcggcctatgatacctaccagtactgttgtttgtactaacctgcgcttgttgcattcttttatgaatgcagaatttcaAGTGGGATTAacctctgtttctcgtggctgatagtcattCCGAGAGTTGTtgtttagagtctacagggtgagcacgaggacgtcCGCCATCTTGAAGATTCTTtgtttatttatgtcttatttgctatttcgagacatattcagacttttgatgtattattgataattCCATACtatctagttagatgctcttgtatggttataccagactctggggtgtattttccttacttccgcATATTTTTATatcattatcgtcagacttacgtgattttgtCTCTTCTGCTTACTTACTTAGTTATTCATGTTTTTACTATTATTGGGTTGAGGATTCGCCTACCGAGAGGGAAAAtataggtgcccgcgcgacttagttaaattggatcgtgacagtaTCACAAAATTGGAAAGAGGAGTAACAGATATGTTTTTCCCAATAATTAATTTCATCCAATACGAAGCATTTCCAATGGAACTAATAGCAACAGTCACAAATCACAATAACATAATGGTGGTATTATTTTTCCCTAACCAATTAAAACATTTGAAttaataaagaaaagagaagaagatCATACTCTTGAAAGATCGCCAAAACAAACTCTGAAAAGATAATTGTATTAATTTCATCAACTTGGTCATTTTTTCTTAAAAGAAGGCAAAATTAATTGGGGAAAAACTAGTTATTCAAATACGCGTGAACATGAAAATTAAGGGTACACATACATTTCAAATATAATCCCTTACGAGTTACGAACATAAAAAGATGAAATTGCAAGCTATAGGCTTCAAATCTATTAACCTGTCTCTGTTCATACAATATAAAGCATTTGCAATAGTAGTAGGAATAATAGCAATAGTCACATGCTTCATCTAGCAATAATCACAGTGACATAATGGTACTTTATTTTTCTAACCAATAAAAGAGAAGAAGACCACAATCTCAGTTATCACCATTGTGGATAAAATCTCTAATATCCTGAATAAAATCACGATTACTCGGCCTGTCTTCTTTCCTCTCATACTTCCCAGCCATTTCAACACTAAACTCCTCCAACCCCATCTCTCCACCTCTCTTCCACATCCCTTCACCAAAACTCCTATGCGCAAAATACGCCTCCGCCGACACCACTACCTCATCACGACCAACAACACTCACCGGCAGCCTCTCATAATGCCCTATCTCAATCCCTTCCAAATCATCTAACGGGCCAAGTCCATTGGGCTTCACCTTGTATAGCTCGCCCTTGACCCGGTGACCCGACCCGGGGATGTTGATCAGGTATGGGATACCGTAGGGCCCGCGGACTAGCGGGAAGATGGAGACCGTTGTGTATTCGCCGATGAAGATGACGTCACCGGTGCTGATTAGGGTTTCGATTAAGTGGTGGTTGGGGAATCCGCGCTTTAGAGTTCCGTAAGAGAAAATCAAATGCCAATCGGTTTTGGTGGTAGCCATTATGGATGTAACTGATTTTCCAGAAAAGTGGAAAGACTCTGATGAGTTTAACAACAACTTTTCACGGGTGAAAACAAAATAAAGGGATAATATCACTTTTAGTCCCTAATTATAAGGATGTTTTGATTTTGGTCCTTGTATACCAGACAAAGCACATTTGACTTATAACTAACAGTAAAGGGCCAAATTTACCCGTGTACTATTGAAAATAGTTTGAATATACCTCTCGATATATTTTTTGTCTAAATATACCATACTGTTATACTTCGGTGTAAATATACCTCTCTCATTATACTTCGGTGTAAATATACCTCTCCCATTTTTTCAtcatcttttttcttcttttcttttgtggCCTGAAAAAATGGTATCTCTAGTGATTCTCCATCTTCTTATTCCGCAAACAGATTATATATAGTGCGAAATAGTTTAGCAATTAGTAAACAAAATTGTAGATGAATTCATGAGCTAATGAGTTGTGCCAAAGTATGATGAGAAGGATATATTTAACTATTTTTCAACAGTACACGGATATATTTGGCCATTTTCCATATAATTATTCGATAGATGTATTTTAGTCTTTTTGTGTAAGAAGTACGCTATATTCGAATTATTCTTATAACTATACTACCGTCAAATATTAAGTAACAGTATAAGTTTAAATAACATATGTGCATTTAAGTGGTGGAACAattattaattatgataaatttatAATTCCTAAGTAAAGGAATTAAAATACAtatttcaattaattgaaggttaaatatgcATAATCAGATATCATAAAAATCCAAATTAGGATTTAGCAATATTCATGGACCAAAACTGCTATTAACTGAAAATTCACAGGGGAAAAGTCCTTTGACGTGTAATTTGGGTGCGGGAATCGTGGACCCCTGGTATTGGATCCGTGAGTCAGTAATGACGATGCAATTCtggttttcctttttcttttctaagTACAAAATATATTTTATTCTATATTGTTTTAAAATTAAATACGACCTATAAGTGTGCCTTGGTTCACACATGAtcggtttatttttataatctCAAAATGTAAGGTTCACGCATAACAATTTAAGGTGCGAACAAACATAAAAAGCGTGCAGCTATAACTTGGAATAATATTTCTTGACAGTGTAATGTAAAATAAGATGATGTATTAGCTTTTTTTTGTCATTCCTCGTCTTTTTTCAAGTCATACTTACTTGATTGTATTTTAAAGGAACTGAGATAATACTAACATGAATTTGCCTCGCGTTTTCTTTTTAACCATCTTTTATATTGCGGTGAAGAAAAACCCCATGTTTAATAGTTCAGGGATGTAAATCGTTTTATTTCTTGGATATATAATAGGTGTTTGtcactttttgtttttttttttcatatgtaCCAACTTTGCTATATAATTTAAGTGGTAAACAATCTTATCTGAAGCTGTAGCATTTTGAtcaggggtgttcatggttcggtttgggtcggttattgattaaaaccataaccaaaccaatttagtcgattTTCAAATGTCTAAAACTAtaatcaaaccaaataaaataattattgtCGGTTttgttcggtttggttcgatttttcggtttatgactagcaaccatgagacttatcaataaaacattaaaaagttgaaaaagacatgtctttttttttttttgttcaaacgataacttttatttacagtttaaggtggaacatacatcatagaaacattttcactattagtgatagtgtagtactcaagttacttAAAGTtgttaaactattacatatagaacTAAAAACTAACTGAATAGTGGTTGcatcatttttgtcatcttaatacacatacctggaaataaagtagagcataggagcttttacctgttgttacaaacatacatgttaattaaacataaagactacctaaaattaaaatgaaaatatatgaaataaaaaaactttatgtaatgatcccaaactttggggcagtacttgcatttgccctcaattctcccattttattaaaaaactttgtgtaatgatctcaaacttcagatgtttttctatcattatccccaaggctagggtctcgaggagttgttcttttctgctttttaggaggattaccccagaagaagtattagggcattaccatgtgcttgagttgcagcaaatactaccgttactgaagtatcttctataggaacctccaaatctacgaCCTCTGTCCTTCTCATATGAAAATTATTAGAAGTTTAGGATCCATtcaaacaagaaaaaaagaaaagtataaattcgagaggaaaaaaaaaactaaaatcaaatggctgacaaataaaggctaaaaatttaagttaaagacattagactctaacgtgagcttttgttagtaggtttacatttaacacttaaagagttaaaagacttaaagacatgggcttagacatattcttaaaaacatggccttaaacaatcatgtgaaataagtagaccaaaaatcaaattaatgattaaaaggtaaaaaatatttataattatttatgaaaaactaatattatacatataaataattataaaatttacgtatataatttatcggtttggttcggttattttttaacagaaccataaccaaaccaaatattatcagtttttaaaatttaaaaccaaaccaaaccaaatgtcgatttttttattcggtttgattAAAGTTTcgatttgattttggttttaaccaaaactatGAACAACTCTAATTTTGATATTGAGACGAAAGAAGGTGTATTCTTCTGTGAGGAAGTCCTCAACATATGTTGGGCTTTAAAGACATTAAGTGGGGACTTTAAAGAAAAGTGTGAATTGGAAAATGTAGGGAAATAAAATTGGAGGGAGAtagaaatttgaaaaattaatttttcaaaTGGCCTTTTTCCTAGATTGGTGGTGGAAAGTAACATTTGTGTGCTTATATGTAGAAGTACATCTTCTAGCTCATAAAGAGTTGAGAAAAAAAATTCCCCTCGCGTCGTCATTGTCGCTCACGAATTTGAAGATTTGAATTTGATCAAATGATCTGATTTATTGATAATTTTTTTGGACTCAGACGGTCTGCTATTTTAGAGCAAACACTTCCCTTCCCAACAGACATTTTCGCACCTGTTGAGACTCCACTCCACCTGTTTTATACAAAACTAGCTAGAGATAACATACAAAGAGATAGACATTTATCCTATCACAATTAGAAGACCTGATTGAATACAAACTCATGTATTATCTAATACTGTTTTCCCCAATAGAAGCAAAGGTACTCAATTAATTCATCTATATTCTCCTAACAATCTAATATGCAAATCTTCATGACAAATTAATAGAACCTGACATGCCAGGTGAATTCGTGTCCAATTTTTCCCCCTTTTGCTAGATGTCAATGCGATTCGTGATTAAACCAGAGCAGTAGAAAACAAGGAGTCCGAATTTTGATCATTTTTAAGATTACtcatttattccaatttattGGACATCTTTACCATGATGGGGATTTCCCCAATAAAAAACCCTTTTTTgttaaaataaattgaaatagGGTTTTCCCAACAAAAAAAAGGTTTCTTcttattaaaaaatatttataagattttttcaaatttcaagaatctaaaatatttataataCCGGTAGTGATGGCATTTTGTGTTATCCTTAACTTTATGTCTTTCACTATGGATTGTGTCCTTGAGTTTTGTACAAATTTGTACTCTTGAATAC from Lycium barbarum isolate Lr01 chromosome 10, ASM1917538v2, whole genome shotgun sequence includes:
- the LOC132615469 gene encoding putative gamma-glutamylcyclotransferase At3g02910; its protein translation is MATTKTDWHLIFSYGTLKRGFPNHHLIETLISTGDVIFIGEYTTVSIFPLVRGPYGIPYLINIPGSGHRVKGELYKVKPNGLGPLDDLEGIEIGHYERLPVSVVGRDEVVVSAEAYFAHRSFGEGMWKRGGEMGLEEFSVEMAGKYERKEDRPSNRDFIQDIRDFIHNGDN